GAGACGCCCAGCGCCTACCGGGCCCGCCGCCACGACGCGGTCGCCATAGTGCCCGCGTGCTGGTCCAAGGCCGTCACCCGACCGAGCAGATTTCGAGAAGCACGCGCCTGACCAGCGGGCATAGGTTCACGGGCATGAGCATCAGGATTTCCCACACGTTCCTCCAGGTTCGCGACCAGCAGGAGGCGCTGGTCTTCTACCGCGACGTGATCGGCCTCGAAGTGCAGATCGACGCCCCGGTCGAGGAGTACCGCTGGCTGGCCATGGGGTCACCGGACCAGCCCGGCGTCCAGCTCGTGCTGGAGCACCCGGAGATGGGCCGGCCGGCGGACGACGCGGTCGCGATGAAGGAGCTGATGGCAAAGGGCTCGCTGGGGTCGGTCATCTTCCAGGTGGACGACTGCGACGCCACATTCGAACGGGTCCGCGCGGCGGGCGGCGAGGTCATGCAGGAGCCGATGGACCAGATGTACGGGGTGCGGGACTGCGCCTTCCGCGACCCGTCGGGCAACCACATCCGCTTCTCCGGTCCGATCAAGGCCTGACCGTTTCCATCAACGGCTGACCGTTCGATCAGGGGCTGGCCGTTCGATCAAGGGCTGGCCGTTTCGCACGGACGTCGTTCGTGACACGATCAAGACGTGTCGACCAGCCCGCGCGACCGCGATGAGCAGGGCCGGGCCCGCAACGCGAGACCGCGTGACGGGCTCGGCCGTCCGCTGCCCTACGGGACCCCGGGCGTCGAGCGGCAGCCCGAGGGTGTGCCGCGCACGCCCGCGGAGGCGTTGGCCGAGGCGCAGCGCCTGCTCGACCTCGGCCGCCCGTTCCACGCGCACGAAGTGCTGGAGGACGCGTGGAAAACGGCGCCCGAGTCCGAACAGGAGCTGTGGCGCGGGTTGGCGCAACTGGCCGTGGGCATGACCCACTCCCTGCGAGGCAACGCGTCCGGCGCTTCGGCACTGCTGGGCCGGGGGGCGCGCAACATCTCGCCGTATCTACAAGACCCGCCGCACGGGGTGGACGTGGCGGGCCTGCTGGCCTGGGCCGCGTCGGGCACCGGCGTGCCGCGGCTGACAGTGGGATAGCACCGTGTTGATCCGGCCTTACCGGGAATCGGACCACGACGCGGTCGGCGAGATCTGCGCGCCGGCGTTCGTGGCGGGCAACGGCGAGCGCACCCCGAGCCGTTGACCTACCTGGTGCTTCAAGTTGGGCCGAATGCCTGCTTGGGGGACGTCGCGGCGGGGTAACTGGTGAGTAACCACCCCCACCTGGAGGCACCAGTGCTAGCCATCATCGCCGCGGTCATCTTCGGCCTCGCCCTCCTGCTCGACCTGGCGAACGCGTCGTTCGGCACCGTGCTCGACGGCGGGACGCTCCTGATGGCCGGACTGCTGTGCGTGGCGCTGCACCTCGCGGGTGTCGGCGCCGGGACGAAGGCGCTCAGCTTCCGCCGCCGCCGCCGCTGACCCTCTCCACCGGCGTTGCCCCGCTCCACCGGGCTCCGCCCGGTTGCCCCGCACCGCCGGGCGCGACCCCGCTCCGCCCGGCTAACCCGCTCCGCCGCCGCCGACCCGCTCCGCCGGGTACGCCCCCGCTCCCGGGTGGACAATCGACCGGTGGACGTGTCCGCGAGTCGAGTGATCCCCCGACCACCGGAGGTCGTGGCGCGGTACGCCATGGACTGGCGCCACGACCACGAGTGGACGCAGGGCATCAAGCGGGCCGAGTTGAGCACGCCCGCGCCCGGCGGCGGGTTCGGTGTCGGCGCGGAGGTGACGCGCACCGCGCACTTCCTCGGCAAGAAGATCGACTACGTGCTGCGGGTCCTGGCGCACGACCCGCCGACGCTGCTGGAGATGAAGTCGGTCGCCGGACCGTTCCCGATGCACGTGACGTACCGGTTCGACCCGGCCCCGGGCGGCGGCACGTCGGCCTCCATCCGCATCCGCGGTGACGCGAGCCGGCACTACCGGCTGGTCGGTCCGCTCATGGCGCGGTTCGTGCGGGCCAACATCCGCAAGGATCTCCGGGACCTGGCCCGCCACCTCAGTTGACGACTCAAGTCCGCGGCGGCTGACGACTCAGGTCCGCGGCGGCTGACAACTCAGGTCCGCCGACTCAAGTCCGCGGCGGCGGCGCGACGAGCAGGCACGCCACGCACGGCATGCCCTCCGGCTCGGGCAACAGCTCCGCCGAACCGACGTCGATCCGTTCACCGCACAACGTCAGCAGCGCCGACTGCGTGCCGTCCGGCAGCGGCACCAGGTGGCAGGACCGCTCCCACTCGCCCTCGAACCCACCCCGCTTGCGCACGAGCAGCACCGGGTCGTGGGAGCGCTGCGAGAAGTTCACGAGGACACCAGTTCGTCGTCGGTCACGACGCACACCACGGCGTCCGAGGTCGCGTAGAAGTCCAGCCAGTACGGCCCGCAGTGCTGCCTGACCTCGATCTGCTGCCTGACCTCGATCTGCCTAACCTCGATCTGCTGCCTGACGTCGGTGTGCCGGTCACCGGCAGCGTCCTGGGACGTCGGCTCCGTGGCTTCCGGTTCGATCACTCTTCCATCGTGCTTCGTGACCGCCGGGTAACCCAGCGTCGACGGCCGATCGGCCGGGCCGTACCCGGAAGTCGCATAGGGATCGGTTCAGCGGATCTCGCGGACCAGCTCGGCGACGTCCGGCGCCCCTTCCCACTTGCCGAGCTTGCCCAGCTCACGCAGCACCAACGAGGACTTGGTGACGCGGGCGTTGTCGAGCGCCTCGTACGCCAGCGACATGGCGTGCTCCTGTTCACCGGCCATGGCGTGCGCGTGGGCGAGCTTGGCGATGTGCACGCCCTGCTCCCACGTGCACAGCTGCCGCCACACGCGGTCCTGGACGTCCCGGTAGACCTCGATCGCACGGGTCGGCTTGCCCAGCTGCAACCAGCTCGCCGCGCGTTCCATGTCGAAGTGCTCGGCGGTGGCGCAGTAGCCGATCCAGTACTCGTCGTCGGTCCGCGGCGACACCCGCTCGAACTCCGTGCGCGCCGCGTCCAGCCGGTCCATGCAGGACGCCTCGTCGCCCGCCACGGACAGGGCGCGCGCCTCCTGCCGGAACGCGAGGGCGCGCACCATCGGGCCCAAGGCCTGCTCGCGGCAGGCCGCGCGAACCAGGCCGACCACGCGGTCGACGTCGCCGTCGGCCTCCGCCAGCTGGGACATCCGCACGTAGGAGTAGGCGACGACGTCCCGGTCGTCGGCGGCCTGGCCCTGTTCCAGCGCGCGGGTCGTCCACTGGATCGCGCCGCGCGGGTCGCCGATCTCGTCGTGCATCCAGCCGAGGAA
This is a stretch of genomic DNA from Saccharothrix ecbatanensis. It encodes these proteins:
- a CDS encoding VOC family protein, which translates into the protein MSIRISHTFLQVRDQQEALVFYRDVIGLEVQIDAPVEEYRWLAMGSPDQPGVQLVLEHPEMGRPADDAVAMKELMAKGSLGSVIFQVDDCDATFERVRAAGGEVMQEPMDQMYGVRDCAFRDPSGNHIRFSGPIKA
- a CDS encoding DUF309 domain-containing protein, which translates into the protein MSTSPRDRDEQGRARNARPRDGLGRPLPYGTPGVERQPEGVPRTPAEALAEAQRLLDLGRPFHAHEVLEDAWKTAPESEQELWRGLAQLAVGMTHSLRGNASGASALLGRGARNISPYLQDPPHGVDVAGLLAWAASGTGVPRLTVG
- a CDS encoding SRPBCC family protein, with protein sequence MDVSASRVIPRPPEVVARYAMDWRHDHEWTQGIKRAELSTPAPGGGFGVGAEVTRTAHFLGKKIDYVLRVLAHDPPTLLEMKSVAGPFPMHVTYRFDPAPGGGTSASIRIRGDASRHYRLVGPLMARFVRANIRKDLRDLARHLS
- a CDS encoding helix-turn-helix domain-containing protein, encoding MALDRTDPTTGRPAVVVPEAPLPPLPRSLWKSREVREAVRNQSPGAVVAVARRAHGLRQGELGSLAGFSQSAISRLESGSNISYDLRVLRPLQRLLGIPAHLLGLSDNTLPMDAADVTRLAPGFADLLNGVVGVDVDTLVALTSAAVYGGSSGSGGAIADDALSWLRSLRRIINDAHNWRSSRALLPIARGMYDFIEVLRRSARGEQRRELLVIAATYAEFLGWMHDEIGDPRGAIQWTTRALEQGQAADDRDVVAYSYVRMSQLAEADGDVDRVVGLVRAACREQALGPMVRALAFRQEARALSVAGDEASCMDRLDAARTEFERVSPRTDDEYWIGYCATAEHFDMERAASWLQLGKPTRAIEVYRDVQDRVWRQLCTWEQGVHIAKLAHAHAMAGEQEHAMSLAYEALDNARVTKSSLVLRELGKLGKWEGAPDVAELVREIR